One window from the genome of Rhodococcus sp. ABRD24 encodes:
- the erm(46) gene encoding 23S rRNA (adenine(2058)-N(6))-methyltransferase Erm(46): MPTYRAGRHEFGQNFLTDRKTVDTIVDLVSRTDGPIVEIGSGGGALTLPLQALRRPITAIEIDPRHARTLQRRVDAGTTIVHGDFLQYRLPRTPHTIVGNLPFHQTTAILRRILHAEHWTAAVLLVQWEVARRRAAVGGATMMTAQWWPWYEFALAGKVSASAFTPQPGVDAGLMTITRRIVPLVDPGLRRRYNTFVHAVFTSKGRGLHEILPRVAGASAKTAVKKWLAGQRFRDIPLPRDLSAEQWSELFTIIHQDSPAADRSRAGFRR; this comes from the coding sequence ATGCCTACTTACCGTGCCGGCCGTCATGAGTTCGGCCAGAACTTCCTCACCGACCGCAAAACGGTCGACACGATCGTCGACCTCGTATCCCGAACGGACGGGCCCATCGTCGAAATCGGATCCGGTGGTGGTGCGTTGACGCTGCCCCTGCAGGCCTTGCGCAGGCCGATCACTGCGATCGAGATCGATCCACGACACGCGCGAACACTCCAGCGTCGGGTCGACGCTGGCACGACAATCGTGCACGGCGACTTCCTGCAGTACCGATTGCCGCGAACCCCACACACCATTGTGGGAAACCTGCCGTTTCACCAAACCACCGCAATACTGCGGCGAATACTGCACGCCGAGCACTGGACTGCAGCAGTTCTGCTGGTGCAGTGGGAAGTCGCGCGGCGCCGTGCGGCAGTCGGTGGAGCCACGATGATGACCGCTCAGTGGTGGCCGTGGTACGAGTTCGCACTGGCCGGCAAGGTGTCCGCTTCGGCTTTCACGCCGCAACCCGGAGTTGACGCCGGACTGATGACAATCACACGCCGGATAGTCCCACTCGTAGACCCCGGTCTACGTCGCCGATACAACACCTTCGTCCACGCTGTCTTCACCAGTAAAGGCCGCGGCCTTCATGAGATCTTACCGAGGGTGGCCGGCGCCTCAGCCAAGACCGCGGTCAAGAAATGGCTTGCTGGCCAAAGATTTCGGGACATCCCGCTCCCGCGGGATCTCTCCGCCGAACAGTGGTCTGAACTGTTCACAATCATCCACCAAGACTCCCCTGCCGCCGACCGGAGTCGGGCCGGGTTCCGGCGATGA
- a CDS encoding bifunctional 3'-5' exonuclease/DNA polymerase, producing MRTVLVPDGDGAMLIRTDDSGARLGEPQRVSDVVAAVRKIEAAEHPRWVWEDTTRVYPALLNAGVRVQRCHDLTLTGALLDMRAGRFVPMAGAPVDDRPGLFDVVPRTGPDILLARHHDQLATIGGDPRLRLLVAAESAGGLAAAEMSHDGLPFSEAAHRTLLERALGPRTPDSVLPDRLRELATEVSSAFGRTVNPASQVEVVAAFAREGIELHSTRAYLLREVDHPAVEPLLRYRDLAKLHAANGWTWLDAWVRGDRFRPVYVPGGVVSGRWASRGGGALQIPKTLRSSVIADSGHTLVIADAGQLEPRILAAMSTDPRMMAAAGADDLYSPVAAEAFGGDRDKAKVAILGVLYGATAGEARALLGLLRKRFPTAVQFVEDAARAGERGEVVHSWLGRACPPPDDSWWSNGDAHARGRFTRNFVVQATASEWALCLLADLRRRLSASPGDGELVFFQHDEVMVHTSRPEVAAGHVLAAATSATRLLFGDTAVRFPMDVEIRDCYAEPAPSNTGCSSAAKTQVRS from the coding sequence GTGAGAACAGTGCTGGTACCCGACGGCGACGGTGCCATGCTGATTCGGACCGACGACTCCGGCGCGAGGCTCGGCGAGCCGCAGCGAGTATCCGACGTGGTCGCCGCGGTCCGCAAAATCGAGGCCGCCGAACATCCTCGCTGGGTGTGGGAGGACACCACCCGCGTGTATCCGGCGCTGCTGAATGCGGGCGTTCGGGTGCAGCGGTGCCACGACCTGACGCTCACCGGCGCCCTCCTCGACATGCGCGCCGGGCGGTTCGTGCCGATGGCCGGGGCCCCGGTCGATGACCGTCCGGGACTGTTCGACGTCGTCCCGCGGACCGGACCCGACATCCTTCTCGCTCGCCATCATGATCAACTCGCGACGATCGGGGGCGATCCCCGACTCCGTCTGCTGGTGGCCGCCGAGTCTGCCGGTGGGCTCGCGGCAGCGGAGATGAGTCACGACGGGCTTCCGTTCTCGGAGGCCGCGCACCGGACGCTACTGGAACGAGCGCTGGGGCCACGGACACCGGACTCTGTGCTGCCCGACCGACTGCGCGAGCTGGCGACCGAGGTGAGTTCGGCCTTCGGGCGTACGGTCAACCCGGCGTCGCAGGTGGAGGTGGTGGCTGCGTTCGCGCGGGAGGGCATCGAACTGCACTCGACTCGGGCGTACCTGCTGCGCGAGGTCGACCACCCTGCCGTCGAGCCGCTGCTGCGGTATCGCGATCTGGCGAAGTTGCACGCCGCCAACGGCTGGACATGGCTCGACGCGTGGGTGCGCGGCGACCGCTTCCGGCCCGTGTATGTGCCCGGCGGTGTGGTGTCCGGTCGTTGGGCCAGCAGAGGGGGTGGCGCCCTGCAGATTCCGAAAACGTTGCGCTCGAGCGTCATTGCCGACTCCGGCCACACTCTGGTGATTGCGGACGCCGGCCAGCTCGAGCCCCGCATCCTCGCGGCGATGTCCACCGATCCGCGCATGATGGCCGCAGCGGGCGCGGACGACCTCTATTCCCCGGTCGCCGCCGAGGCGTTCGGTGGCGACCGGGACAAGGCGAAGGTCGCGATCCTCGGCGTTCTGTACGGTGCAACCGCAGGAGAAGCCCGAGCGCTACTCGGCCTGCTGCGCAAGCGTTTTCCGACGGCTGTCCAGTTCGTCGAGGACGCCGCGCGTGCTGGCGAACGCGGTGAGGTGGTGCACTCGTGGCTGGGCCGCGCATGCCCGCCGCCGGACGACTCTTGGTGGTCGAACGGCGACGCACACGCCCGCGGACGCTTCACCCGCAACTTCGTCGTACAGGCCACCGCGTCGGAGTGGGCGCTGTGCCTGCTCGCGGATCTGCGCCGACGGCTGTCCGCCAGCCCCGGCGACGGCGAGCTCGTGTTCTTCCAGCACGATGAGGTGATGGTGCACACCAGTCGCCCCGAGGTAGCGGCCGGGCACGTACTCGCTGCTGCGACGTCGGCGACGCGACTTCTGTTCGGTGATACCGCAGTCCGGTTTCCGATGGACGTGGAGATACGGGACTGTTACGCCGAACCCGCGCCATCGAACACCGGATGCTCATCAGCCGCGAAGACGCAAGTGCGGTCGTAG